The bacterium DNA segment GGTTATCAGTTACTTTAAACTTATGGAGAAGGAAGAACTAATCGAGTATAGTGGAGATATTGAGTTAATCTTTATCGAATTGCCAAAATTCAAGAAGGAGGAAGAGGATTTAAAGGATATTACGGATAAGTGGATATATTTTATCAAGAATGCGGGAAAATTAGATTATATTCCCAAGACTTTGGAGATGAATAAAGAGATAAAGAAGGCATTTGAGATAGCCAATCAGGCGGGTTTGAGTGCAGAAGAATTGGAGATACAGCACAAGAGAAAGGATTTCATTTATATCCAGAAGTCATCAATAAGTTTTGCTGAGAAGAAAGGATTAGAACAAGGGATGAAACAAGGAATGGAACAAGGAATGGAACAAGGAATACAACAGGGAATACAACAGGGGATACAACAAGGTGAAAAGAAAAAAACGATAGAGATGGCAAAAATACTTCTCACTATGGGAGATGACCTGGGAAAAATATCCAAGGTTACAGGTTTAACCCTAGAAGAAATTAAAAAACTTGTAACTATTCAGCCACTGATTGACACAGATTAGCACGGATAAATACAGAGGTCAGAAGATAAAAGGCAGAGGACAGATGAGAAACGGGGAAACGGAGAAGGAGATGAGACATGAGGCACTATACCTGAATTTTCAACCTTCAGCCTTCAGCCTAATTACGGACATGGAAAACGGACACGGATTACGAATTTTCGGTGGTATCTTAATCTAGTGCTCTGTCGCTATTCAATTGATGAGTAATATTTCTACCTCTCATGTCATTCCTGCGAAGGCAGAAATCCATTCATATTCGTAAAATTTGTAACCGTTCAGGCTATATATCAAAAGTGTAAGAAAGGGGATAAGGAGATAAGAGTGATATGGAGATAAGATAATAGAAATAGATTGAAATTGATAGAAATAGGTAGAAATTGATTGTGGAAAACAACAAATTTCCATAAATTTCTATTAGTTTCTATTAATTTCAATTTTTTGTATCTATTCAGGTATATTTTTGACCTGTATATCAACAATTATTTAATAAGTGTAACCGTTCAGGGCTATACATTAGAAGTGTAAACAAGGAGAAATGGGGAAAAGGGAGAATTGGAGAAATGGCTTAAACTTTTTCTTGCTCCACCTTTCGGACATCAATTCTGGTGTCGTGTTGAGTAAGTTTTGCACGGGGCATCATCAGGTTTCGTAACCTGCAAACGGATAGTTACCAGAATCAAATTCCGTGCATTATTTGTTTAACACGACACTAACTTTTTATGGACATTAATACAGGCATTAATAATCTTATCAGTTAACTCTTCTTTTCTCCACTTCTCCATCTTCTCCCTTTCTCCTTATTTTTATCCTACCTGAACTCTTACAATTTTTTTAATAATATCTCCCTATCTCCTTAATCTCCACATCTCCTTTTGTTACACCACCTGAACGCTTACTAAAATTTGGATTCCCGCTTGCGCGGGAATGACAGGTAGAAAAACAATCTATCAAATTATCAGCGACGGAGCACTAGTATAAAGATTGAAATAGTGTCCGAAAAGGAGATATGGGGATTATGGAGATAAGGAGATAAATTCATTCTAAAATTTTGGAAAGGACAATGTAATCTCCATATCTCCCTTTATCTCCTTATCCCCTTTTGGACACCAAATCTGGATAGATTTTCGCTATTAGCGTTATTTTCAGACACCACCAAAATTTTCGCAATTTCATCTGCTAAAAATACGAGCCGAAGCTGATGTGTGCCTCTGGGTCACCTTTAAAATGTCCTGGTGCGTCTGATAGTCCCCAGGCATAATCTAAACGGATAGGACCAACTGGGCTTTTAAATCTTATCCCGAGTCCTGCTCCATATTTTAAATCCTTAAATGAGGTAATGTCAGAGGCATCTTCCCAGACATTCCCGACATCAACAAATAAACAACCAAATATTTCCTTACCAATGGGATGGCGATATTCAACATTGCCCACGAGCATAGATTTGCCACTGCCAGATGAAGGATAAATAGAGCGGTCACGGTATCCTCTAACGCTGTAAGGACCACCAATACGGAATTTTTCGTAATCAGGTATTTCCTTGTGTTCAGCCAGATTAGTAACCAGACCTAATTTAGTATGTAAGGCTAAGATAAACTCCTTCCAGCTGGGGATAAACCAACTTCCTTCAAAAGTCGGTTTATAAAAATCTATATCTCCGCCAAGAACGCCACCAGCAACTTCGTTGGATAGTTCAATTTTATAGCCTGCGGTGGGATGAAAAAGTATCTCTTCGCCCCTTTTTGTATTTCTCTTAAAACTAATCTCCAGGCTACTTGAGAGCACATATTTCCCCTCTCCCCATTTTTCTACCCAGTCTTTGATACTCTCCGGCGCATCGGATTTGACACTTGACATAGATGTCTTATCATATTTATATTTAAAATCAATACGATTATGGGTTCCAAGCGGTTTACCTATTCTAATTGCCCCGCCCCGTTTTTTATTGGTATATTCATCTTCTTTTTCTGTTGTGTGCCAGATGTCAAACCCAACAGAAGTTGGCTTATCACGAAACCACGGGTCAGTAAATCCAATTTCATAATTTAACAATCTTTTCCCAAATTCTGATTTAATAGAAGTAGAATAACCTTTGCCCCAGAGGTTATTTTTAGTGAATTCTATTGTTCCAAATAAGCCTGGTTTATTACCATAAGAGGTAGAAAACATAAGGTTACCTGTTTTGCCTTCTTTAACTTCGATATCTAATATTTTTTTATCTTCTTGAGAACCTGGCAGGATGTCAAATTTTACGAATTCAAAATAGCCTAAGTTAATTAATGCCTGTCGGCTTTGTTTGAGTTTTTTCCCATCGAACATTTCCCCTTCTTTGAGTAAAAGCTCTCGTAAAATGACTTTATTTTTAGTGTGGGTGTTGCCTGAAATGGTAATTTTTTCGATATAACTTAAACCACCTTCTTTGATTTTATAAGTGATATTTACCAGAGCGGTTTTATTATTAAACTCTGGCTCAGGAATGACTAAAGTCGTAACATAGCCTTTAGAAAAATATGCCTCTTTAATATTATTCCCATCGACGACGATTGAGCGAAGATTATAAATATCGCCTATTTTTGTCTTCACTAACTCCTTAAGCTCATTATCCGTGAATATTGTATTGCCACTAAAACTTATTTTTTCGATTTTGAAAAGG contains these protein-coding regions:
- the bamA gene encoding outer membrane protein assembly factor BamA; this translates as MRKVTFLLPIIFMTQVLFAQENNITNIQIEGNKTLATSTILGLIKTQIGDKYNPTKVDNDLKNIYNSGYFSDIKVELKKETEGLSIVFIVKEKSLVSKIKFEGIKELKEEDLKKEITVKTGAPLSLKDIKESITKLTDFARDKGYYLVKIDYRIDDEERIVSFLIEEGKEVKIKEINLLGNEAFSTFKLKWKMTTSTGDFYKEKELNEDIEKLLIFYKTNGYPMISIQKPEVSYAKEKGGIVININISEGDLFKIEKISFSGNTIFTDNELKELVKTKIGDIYNLRSIVVDGNNIKEAYFSKGYVTTLVIPEPEFNNKTALVNITYKIKEGGLSYIEKITISGNTHTKNKVILRELLLKEGEMFDGKKLKQSRQALINLGYFEFVKFDILPGSQEDKKILDIEVKEGKTGNLMFSTSYGNKPGLFGTIEFTKNNLWGKGYSTSIKSEFGKRLLNYEIGFTDPWFRDKPTSVGFDIWHTTEKEDEYTNKKRGGAIRIGKPLGTHNRIDFKYKYDKTSMSSVKSDAPESIKDWVEKWGEGKYVLSSSLEISFKRNTKRGEEILFHPTAGYKIELSNEVAGGVLGGDIDFYKPTFEGSWFIPSWKEFILALHTKLGLVTNLAEHKEIPDYEKFRIGGPYSVRGYRDRSIYPSSGSGKSMLVGNVEYRHPIGKEIFGCLFVDVGNVWEDASDITSFKDLKYGAGLGIRFKSPVGPIRLDYAWGLSDAPGHFKGDPEAHISFGSYF
- a CDS encoding Rpn family recombination-promoting nuclease/putative transposase, which gives rise to MQFLDVKTDYAFKKIFGSEQSKDILISFLNSIVKFKDESIIEDLTILDPYQIPLLKGMKDTYVDVKALLSNGSTVIIEMQVLNYPGIEKRILYNAAKAYSTQLLCGDEFYLLNPIIALTITDFEMFDEFPKVISYFKLMEKEELIEYSGDIELIFIELPKFKKEEEDLKDITDKWIYFIKNAGKLDYIPKTLEMNKEIKKAFEIANQAGLSAEELEIQHKRKDFIYIQKSSISFAEKKGLEQGMKQGMEQGMEQGIQQGIQQGIQQGEKKKTIEMAKILLTMGDDLGKISKVTGLTLEEIKKLVTIQPLIDTD